One segment of Cerasicoccus sp. TK19100 DNA contains the following:
- a CDS encoding MOSC domain-containing protein, whose protein sequence is MIVDRTTVRILGIWISPGHDFYGRHGKGREHNGLVPMESVQCDAGRGIVDDRFYDHKPDYKGQMTLFDDTVASGLREALNLAEIDHSLFRRNVVTSGIDLNELIGRKFRLGEVILTGSEECSPCYWMDEAIAPGAHEWLKGRGGLRCRIVESGLLSVGDCQLEVLD, encoded by the coding sequence ATGATTGTTGATCGAACAACGGTTCGCATACTCGGCATCTGGATTTCTCCCGGGCACGACTTCTACGGACGCCATGGCAAGGGCAGAGAACATAATGGACTCGTGCCGATGGAGTCCGTGCAATGCGATGCGGGCCGCGGCATCGTGGACGACCGTTTTTACGACCACAAACCTGACTACAAAGGCCAGATGACACTCTTTGACGACACCGTTGCCAGCGGGCTCCGTGAGGCGCTCAATTTGGCCGAAATAGACCACTCGCTTTTTCGCCGCAACGTCGTTACCAGCGGCATTGATTTAAACGAACTGATCGGCCGCAAATTCCGACTGGGCGAAGTCATCCTGACCGGCAGTGAGGAGTGCAGCCCGTGCTATTGGATGGATGAAGCCATTGCGCCGGGTGCTCACGAATGGTTGAAAGGGCGGGGCGGCCTGCGCTGCCGTATCGTTGAGTCCGGCCTGCTTTCAGTCGGTGATTGCCAGTTGGAGGTGCTCGATTGA
- a CDS encoding alginate export family protein — MKHILKHLSALTMVSASLLPADIIDFGEAPAKWENAKPNTELGQEVLGYLGEPATQGRILFNQRLRYEYADFQGGLQSSNALTLRTRIGYETPKLYGMYLLGEYENTWAINYSDYQAFPSATANKSLIPDPRNNELNQLFFGYEGWNSGFKVGRQEINLDNQRYVGAVAWRQNEQTFDAIRFETEIIKDTWLSYAWDWRVNRIFGVYAPVANQERFDANNHFVNVHYDGLPYGKLAAYFYYVDLDGAAAASGNTFGLYYTGKPKLTDELSMPFRAEYAFQTENQASVTGIDFFLNYWHMKLGLDYDGYEAGFGFESLGGNGTTRGFQTPLATLHKFNGWADRFLTTPNAGLRDFYLYYNAKLPYKVGLFGAFHYFTNEDNSNTLGKEIDIGLKRPITENLSAMVKFAYYDGHGGLSPTNPFGNDTTKVWVQLDFKL; from the coding sequence ATGAAACACATACTGAAACATCTCTCTGCGTTGACCATGGTCAGTGCAAGCCTTCTCCCGGCTGATATCATCGACTTCGGCGAAGCTCCGGCCAAGTGGGAAAACGCAAAGCCCAACACCGAGCTCGGCCAGGAAGTGCTCGGCTACCTGGGCGAACCGGCGACACAGGGCCGCATTCTCTTTAATCAACGCCTGCGGTATGAATACGCGGATTTCCAAGGCGGTCTGCAGTCCTCCAATGCACTGACCCTGCGCACCCGCATCGGCTACGAGACGCCGAAACTTTACGGCATGTATTTGCTCGGTGAGTATGAAAACACCTGGGCGATCAACTACTCGGACTACCAGGCCTTTCCATCAGCAACCGCTAACAAGTCTCTGATCCCCGATCCGCGCAACAACGAGCTCAATCAACTCTTCTTCGGCTACGAAGGCTGGAACAGCGGCTTCAAAGTTGGTCGCCAAGAGATCAATCTGGACAACCAACGCTATGTCGGTGCGGTTGCCTGGCGCCAAAACGAGCAGACCTTCGACGCAATCCGATTTGAAACGGAAATCATCAAAGACACCTGGTTGTCCTATGCCTGGGACTGGCGCGTTAACCGCATTTTCGGTGTGTATGCGCCGGTGGCCAACCAGGAGCGTTTCGACGCTAATAACCACTTTGTCAACGTCCACTACGATGGCCTGCCTTACGGTAAGCTCGCCGCATATTTCTACTACGTGGACCTCGATGGAGCCGCGGCGGCATCCGGTAATACCTTCGGCCTTTACTACACGGGCAAGCCGAAGCTGACTGACGAGCTGTCCATGCCGTTCCGCGCCGAATACGCCTTCCAGACTGAGAATCAGGCTTCCGTTACCGGCATTGATTTCTTCCTGAATTACTGGCACATGAAGCTCGGCCTCGACTACGACGGCTACGAAGCAGGCTTTGGTTTTGAAAGCCTCGGCGGCAACGGCACGACCCGCGGTTTCCAAACTCCGCTCGCGACGCTGCACAAGTTCAATGGTTGGGCTGACCGCTTCCTCACGACCCCCAATGCCGGTCTGCGCGACTTCTACCTCTATTACAATGCCAAGTTGCCCTACAAGGTCGGCCTATTCGGTGCCTTTCACTACTTCACCAACGAAGACAACAGCAACACGCTGGGTAAGGAAATTGACATCGGCCTGAAGCGCCCGATCACCGAGAACCTCTCAGCAATGGTCAAGTTTGCTTACTATGACGGCCATGGCGGTCTGTCTCCCACGAACCCGTTTGGCAACGACACCACCAAGGTCTGGGTTCAACTCGATTTCAAGCTATAG
- a CDS encoding exodeoxyribonuclease III, giving the protein MSNTIEIISWNVNGLRAVLKKGFLDFVEQQQPDIICLQEIKASEHQIPKLEMPFAQQCYHSADKAGYSGTATFSKFPILNNTTGLPEHPAEGRILTTEHESFYLINVYVPNSQDELRRLPYRTMEFDPDFRAYIQELDAKKPVIVCGDFNVAHEEIDIARPKANRRTAGFTDEEREQFTQHLGIGLVDIFREQHPDEPDHYTWWSYRGGARGRNVGWRIDYFLVSERLVPKVKKTEILSSVMGSDHCPISMTLEV; this is encoded by the coding sequence ATGAGTAATACCATCGAAATCATCTCCTGGAACGTAAACGGACTGCGGGCCGTGTTGAAGAAAGGCTTCCTCGACTTTGTCGAACAGCAGCAGCCGGACATCATCTGCTTGCAGGAAATCAAGGCCAGCGAGCACCAGATCCCCAAACTGGAGATGCCCTTCGCACAGCAGTGCTACCACAGCGCCGACAAGGCCGGCTACTCCGGGACGGCCACGTTTTCCAAGTTTCCGATCCTGAATAACACCACCGGCCTGCCCGAACACCCGGCCGAGGGGCGCATCCTGACCACCGAACACGAGTCATTTTACCTGATCAATGTGTACGTGCCCAATTCGCAGGATGAGCTGCGCCGTCTGCCCTATCGTACGATGGAGTTCGACCCCGATTTTCGCGCGTACATCCAAGAGCTCGACGCAAAAAAGCCCGTTATCGTGTGCGGTGATTTCAATGTGGCCCACGAAGAGATCGACATCGCACGCCCGAAAGCCAACCGCCGCACCGCTGGCTTTACCGATGAAGAGCGCGAGCAATTTACACAGCACCTCGGTATCGGGCTGGTGGATATCTTCCGTGAGCAGCACCCGGATGAGCCCGACCACTACACTTGGTGGAGCTATCGCGGCGGAGCCCGTGGACGCAATGTCGGCTGGAGAATTGACTACTTCCTCGTCTCGGAGCGCCTCGTGCCCAAGGTGAAGAAGACCGAAATCCTCAGCAGCGTCATGGGCAGCGACCACTGCCCAATCTCGATGACGCTAGAGGTCTAG
- a CDS encoding PqiC family protein, whose translation MKLAKILFSAVSICLVALLTGCSLGKTSTPSKFYVLTALPQSTEPLPIFNGNPPDVGVAQIEIPQYIDRPQMAYRVNANEVEFNEFARWAEPIGAGITRVTRQNLTQLMGPGKVAAFPWMQPFPRKYMLSTVVTDFAANEQGVAVLSVIYRIADRKNQETYLINEATFTDSTGQRLTTSSAVNALSNTLEQFSKEAAESLAKVDQEYGSKQAE comes from the coding sequence ATGAAACTTGCTAAGATCCTTTTTTCCGCCGTGAGCATTTGCCTCGTTGCGCTCTTGACCGGTTGCAGCCTGGGCAAGACATCAACGCCCTCCAAATTCTACGTGCTGACCGCCTTGCCGCAGTCGACTGAGCCGCTGCCCATTTTTAACGGCAACCCACCAGACGTCGGGGTGGCGCAGATTGAAATCCCGCAATACATCGACCGTCCGCAAATGGCCTATCGCGTCAATGCGAACGAAGTCGAGTTCAATGAATTTGCGCGCTGGGCCGAGCCGATCGGTGCTGGCATTACCCGCGTAACCCGCCAAAATCTCACCCAGCTCATGGGGCCGGGCAAGGTTGCAGCGTTCCCGTGGATGCAGCCATTTCCCCGCAAATACATGCTGAGCACGGTGGTGACGGATTTCGCTGCCAATGAGCAAGGCGTCGCGGTGCTCAGTGTGATCTACCGTATTGCCGACCGCAAAAACCAGGAGACCTACCTGATCAACGAAGCCACCTTTACAGATTCCACCGGCCAGCGCCTTACGACAAGTAGCGCGGTAAATGCGCTCAGCAATACGCTTGAGCAATTTTCCAAGGAGGCCGCCGAAAGCCTCGCCAAGGTTGACCAGGAATACGGCTCGAAGCAGGCTGAGTAG